gttgatgagatttcagacttgagccctataaaccggaaagggggGAGTATAACAAAACATTTTCATAGAAATAAAGTGGAGACGAGTGAAAGCATTCATGAATTGGTTTCCATCGATGGCCAATGATAGTTGGATTTAATTCTTGACAGAAAGTAGTCCAAGACATTTAAGGTAAGTGTCATACTGAAGGGTTCCTTTCCTGGTGCCTAAATACCTTTCAATTATGAAGGACCAAATCAGGACATAGTTGAGGGAGAATTAGCCATGTGAATAGATAAAATTTGAATGATATGATGAGCATACTATTTAAAGAATGTGCTTAATTCTAGATGTATTCGGGTATTATGTTTTTAATGTATTCATAACTAGTAAAACAACTGAATAATAAAACTGCATGCCTTCAATGATGTGACATatggaagaagaaaacacaagaatTATAAGAGTCATCTGCATTTATAGTTATTAAGAAAATGCTATAAATATTGGTGGAAGAATAGACATTGAGTACTAAGAACGATTTAATGAGGAAAACCTAGATACCATGATGACTTCTATGATTTTAATGGTGAATCTAGACATGTTTGAGATCTTTACCCGCAATAATACATCAAATTCATTAGAAAAATACAATCAAATCATCAACACATAGTCATTTTTCTACAATATTTCCTATATTTTAAGTATATTAAAGCTAATATACGAGTGAAGTAATCGGATAATATTAGGCAGGACGGGCAAATTTGTCGGGAAACAAAAACTAGGACTCCTCTTATTAAGCAATAGAATGCACCATATGATGATACAATCAAACTTTCTATTGTGGGTTATTCATATACAAACTGCTACTccttccgatccatattacttgtcgctcaagtGGATGTATCTAGACCTATTTCAGTGCTCGATACATCTGTTTGAGTAACAAGTAacatggatcagagggagtattttatttggtcaagtatttTATTCATCATGTCCTTTTCTTatactactattatttataattCTATACAAGCATGTTAGTTGGTCATAATTATGCATGAAAGACATTTTAAATTCAGAAACAACAATATAATAACATATAGCGCAAATGCCTCGTTCACGGTGCTTTTTTTAAAACAACAACAATAAACCCAAGATCCACATTTTGATGACCACTATGTGCACCGTGATTACTTGTCACTccttccgatccatattacttgtcgctcaagcGGATGTATCTAGACCTATTTCAGTcctagatacatctgtttgagtAACAAGTAacatggatcagagggagtattttatttggtcaagtatttTATTTATCATGTCCTTTTCCTatactactattatttataattaTATACAAGCATGTTAGTTGGTCATAATTATGCATGAAAGACATTTTAAATTCAGAAACAACAATATAATAACATATAGCGCAAATGCCTCGTTCACGGTGCTTGTTTTTTTAAACAACAACAATAAACCCAAGATCCACATTTTGATGACCACTATGTGCACCGTGATCCTAGCGCATCATATAATCAAAGTATCATGAACCAAAAAAGATAAAAGCTGCAAAGAAAATGTGAGAAGGAATACGAGTAAAAAATGTATCAACATAATGTCCTTGATAAAAAAAGAAGGTTTCATGCATAATTTGGGTATGTATCCAGAAAACAAATGGGATAACAAACATAGGAATTGTGCCAATCACACTCCAGAGTCACATCTGTCAAATCCTATCCATAGGTTTCCCTTATCTTGGCATCAATTTCAGTCATTCAGTTCATACTTATTTGCCAACCAGAAGTGGGGTTCGTTTAAAGAATCAAAGATAATCATGCGGTCAATAGTCTTAGTTATTTTGTAGCTTCTTAAAAAACATGGTTAAGGGGGAAGTTAGATCCCTTAGATGTATGGTTTTAGGTAGAAATGAGTCACCTTGAGGAGACCGCCTTGAATGCAGGTGGGTGCTCTAGCTCACTTCTTGTCCACGACATCACTAGGCATATCAAGTCCGGATGGTATCTTCCCAGAGAAATTGCATGTATGGGTTCCTGATCCAATCTTACTGCAACATTGCAAAGCAAATCCACGCTATAAAACATCAATCATCTGCACTAATAATCATTGAAGCAAAACAAGAGCTAACCTTACGTCGACCAACACCATTGAGCGAAGCTCACAATTGGCAAAGCTGTATATAACCAGGTCAAAGTTAGCAACATGCACCCCCCTCTCAAAAGGAAAAGTGAGCGACATGCACTTGTGATGATACAATCAACCATGGTCTGAACATTTTAGGATCTAGCACAAGAATAATTATACTGATATTGCAAGACAAAAGTTCTCTGAAGAACTAGCTCTATCTAGTCATGTTATCCTAAGCCGAAGAATACAATACTTCTTTCCATGTACATATAGAAAAAAATAGTCCAATTTGCTTGTACTTGTGGGTTTAAAGTTGTTGTAGGTATATAATGCAAATATTGTGCTCCACAACAACACAAGATTGCAGATATGGTGGGTTGATTATATGACAATTACCAAGGGAAACAATTACTTACCGCTTGCTTAGATCCTCTGCTATGGCTGGATGACACTCTTTGCCGTACATGTTTAAAGTGAAATCCAAGAAACTACTGTGGGTGACAATAGCTATGTCTTTTTCTTCTCTTGTCCATAACCTGCGATCACATCCAGTGATCATTTTTAATAAGGTTACCAAAATAAATTTACATGTAGAGTGAATGTGTCATCTAAGGTTTGTCTTTCTCAATGCATGCTACCCATGAATCTCTGGCACTAGGACTCTCTAGTGTCAAATAGTCACTTAGTGATAACTCGCTAGTATATGAGAAACAAGAAATCAGAGGAAGCATTGTGTGGAGCGGAGGGTATTATCCAAGGCAGTGCACAAACCTTTGCCATTAGTTCTAGATTTTCTCTAAAACATGTAACGAGGTTTTGTGTTGACacacacaaagtaacatatatgtCCATACATGTGTAAAGGCAAATAGCCTTATTCGTCGGAAACATTGGAACAAATTGTTTTAAAGGACACGGGAAAATAACCAAAAGTGATATAGGACGTGTACATGAGTACTATTGAGGTACTTGGGTTTTATTTTCATATGAAGATCAATAGAATTTTGTTTTCAAGGAACTAAAGAAAAGAAACTAATCAGTCGTAAAAAGAAAAATTACCAGTCAATAAACTTCATGCCCCTGGCAGCAACAGATTCAATTGTTTCTCTGACTTCTGGTTCCCAAAGAACATCTTCATCATTTTCTATCTGTAAAGAACACAAGAACACATATATTAAAACACCATCAAAACACCGTCACATGAACTCGTCTTGTGAACTAGCAATATTAGGTACTTGCCAAGGAAAAATCAATGGCAGGAAAGAGAGCACGATATTTTGTTATGCTGCTCCTCCGGTCACAGGGATGAACACCCTgcatttttttatcaaatttaaaATGAAATATCAAAATATTTGTTGACAAAGCATGACTGATGTGGGAGAAGAAAAGACAAATAGAGGTGTCCAGTTTCTCAAATGACGGTAGTTAACTTAGAAGAGAACGAACTAAGCTGAATAAGTTATTCTAGCAACTGCAGAAAAATCCTATTCTAGTTAATATTTAAGGGAGGTCAATGTAAATAAGACACTCAATGTTGACAACACTATATAGATATGTAAAAAATGACTGCTCAGGTTTTAATTGTATTTCTTCATGAGAGAGAAATACCAAGCGCTCCCTGCAGGCCTCAACTGCAAGAAATGGTGGGCAGTTCAAACTTGAAATAGCCTTATGTCCACTGTGTCCAGCACCTTCTACCATTAATAATGGTGATGCACTTGCTTCATCAGTATTGCTCCCATGACCAAAGACCCCCACTGCAGTTTGCATAGTCCTGTGAGATTAGTTCAATGAAATATTGTGAGGCTCATTGAGAAAAAACATACTACTGGAATGCACCATCATATTATATCATACCTCAACATAGGAGTTCTCATAATAATGTATACTAGACAAGCATGGTTAAGTATGTAAAAGAAGAGCTCAAACTAAATTTCATTTTTACTAAATTATGTGCACATGGGTCATGTAAGACATGTAGCAAGGATTACACACAACAATGATATTCATTAGTGTACAAAACCCAAACTACAAAGTTTGGAACAGGATGCAAAATAATGAAATTATGTACAAGAAGATCAAAAGGTCAAGGAAAACTATACCTCAGTAGAGGGGAAACAATGACCAGCTCAATCTTTTTGTCTAGTCCACATTTTGTCACATGTTCTCGCAGGCAATCAACCTACAAATGCATGCAAATTAACATCCATGCAATTGGGAATGCTAAATGATTTTTTTGATATTTCAATCAACTTTATGTGTATAAAGACTTCAAAATGAACATTTCAAATGGGCTCACGACCATAAATGAATCAATAAAGGAATCTCGATGTCATCCAAAAAGACGGTGTCATTGTGTTTTGATGCAACTAGGATTATGACTAACTTGATGCTATCCCACAACTTTCTGCGAAAATGTTTTTCAATATAATTCAATGAGATTTGGTTGTATGGGACATAAATATTTGGAGTAATAATGTCAGAACTACAAAATAAAATACATATAACTTACTGTGTTTAGTTATTttatagttgtaaaatatttattaaatataaataGCATGATACAGTGgaaattctcatgcatgtttgcatgttgaagtGGACTTTGTCCTATGCATGATTACATGTCTAGGTGATCCTATTTCCATGCATGTTGCATGATAAGGTGGCATGCTCACATGTTGAGATAAATGGGTTAGTGGGAGCAAGCTATTTAGGTATAGAAGATAAACTGAAAATACATATAACTTATTGTGTTTGATTATTTTATATTTGTAAAATATTTATTACCAGTAAATAGCATAATATAAATTTGGATGCATATTTGCATGTCAAAGGTTTTTTTTCCTATGTATGGGTGCATGTTGTGGTGGACCTATTCCCATGCATATGTTGCATGATGAGGATGTGTGCTTGCCTGATGATATAATATTTAGAAATCGAACATATCATTCGTCCGAGGTTCATGCTAACACATGTTACTTCATTTCTTTTAAGGCGGCAATAAGAACCATGTGAACTACCAACTGGCAACATCAACATATGATTTTGCATGAAGATTACAGTAGTAAAGAAATAGTATTCTCCAGGATGTCAGCAATAGAAGCTTGACAGAACAAAGACATTGAATATTGCAATAACACTACTAATCGCCGCCAGCATTTGCATTTGACTGGAGATGTCACAATCTAAATAAAGGTTGAACATTATAAGTGAGGATCTATTAGTATGTGAAGTGAATGAATCTTGGACCCAACACTTAAATTGTCAGAATAAATGTCTGCTACCACTAGAGCATCATGATTTGATGCTAATTTTACACATTTTTATATTAACAATCTTAATGTTGGATAATATTGTACCATTGATGGCTTGATACCCTGAGCAGAACACATGATAGTGACATACAAGCTACCATCCAATCCTATGGCGGTGAAAGATAACGACAAAAGCATGTGTGCTTCCATTTGTAATGCTCTTGTCAACATCACTGTGGCATTGTTGCCTTAAATATTTGACAAAAGCACCACCTTGGTTGCCCACAACATAATGTCTACCTTTGTTATTAGATATGACAACAGATGGTAATTAACTAACAGAAAAGAAACAAGGGATTTTACTTGGCTCCAGCCCAAAGGGGTAATGTGAGCATCAAGCAGCGCAAGCGACATGTAGGCACTATGATCCTTTTCGCCTTCCACATTATGAATACCTTGAGCATGCCTCACCTACACACGTTTGCTACAGTTAATCAGATGGGACATTCTTTACATATTTCATACAAGTTGGTTGCCTAAAACTGAGGAGGTGTAGTACCAGGTATATGTTTTTGCAGCGGTGCTGAGGATACATAGCAGTGCGAGCACTGGCCTCCATTTCTGCCCAATAGAAATCAACAATCATATATTATTATCCAAAGAGGAGTTAGAAAGATAACAACAATGGAAAGAGATAGTTGTATCATTGCGAGATGGAGTTGGGCAGGTTCTTAACTTTCCTATCAGTACTTAATTCTTTACtaaaagacacacatgtgattctgCAAAATGGAATAGTTGTATTGAAAACTGACTTTGAAAAATcttatgacaaagtcaaatggccttttaTTTAGCAAACATTAGAGCGAAGGGCTTCTCCGAGAAATGGGTTGTGTGGGTTGATTAATCTCCTAGTGATAGTGTGGTCACAAAAGGGAATGGATATATTGGGCATTACTTCCGAACGAAAAAAGTGTATTAGGATGATCCACTT
This region of Triticum aestivum cultivar Chinese Spring chromosome 2D, IWGSC CS RefSeq v2.1, whole genome shotgun sequence genomic DNA includes:
- the LOC123048303 gene encoding phosphoglycerate mutase-like protein 1, whose amino-acid sequence is MEASARTAMYPQHRCKNIYLVRHAQGIHNVEGEKDHSAYMSLALLDAHITPLGWSQVDCLREHVTKCGLDKKIELVIVSPLLRTMQTAVGVFGHGSNTDEASASPLLMVEGAGHSGHKAISSLNCPPFLAVEACRERLGVHPCDRRSSITKYRALFPAIDFSLIENDEDVLWEPEVRETIESVAARGMKFIDWLWTREEKDIAIVTHSSFLDFTLNMYGKECHPAIAEDLSKRFANCELRSMVLVDVSKIGSGTHTCNFSGKIPSGLDMPSDVVDKK